A region of Malaciobacter marinus DNA encodes the following proteins:
- a CDS encoding MaoC/PaaZ C-terminal domain-containing protein — MAIKTEMVGQTFGPFQRDYDWKSLSLFALGSGAAFDGKTGLKYVYEKNMKMLPTFGAMPIVDAEVTKTIDWGYDYSGSLHWSFDVKFHNPMKKLEGKLSTKVLLKGLYDRGEGRGTLAQHIGETYDDDGTLLFTCESWDCCIFDGGWDGPKAPKDIVEIPERKPDFEVTEKIAENRALIYRLSGDTHPQHVDWDYAQEVGYPKPNCHAVSTAGVACRHIIDTILDGDSDRLTRFKTRITKPLFPGCTVKTQIWKWDDNSIRFRVIDANDPDMIYFNFALAEWK; from the coding sequence ATGGCAATAAAAACAGAGATGGTAGGACAAACATTTGGTCCTTTCCAAAGAGATTATGACTGGAAATCATTAAGTTTATTTGCACTTGGAAGTGGTGCAGCATTTGATGGTAAAACTGGATTAAAATATGTTTATGAAAAAAATATGAAAATGCTTCCTACTTTTGGTGCAATGCCTATTGTTGATGCTGAAGTTACTAAAACTATTGATTGGGGTTATGATTATTCTGGTTCTTTACACTGGAGTTTTGATGTTAAATTTCATAATCCTATGAAAAAGCTTGAAGGTAAATTAAGTACTAAAGTTTTATTAAAAGGTTTATATGACAGAGGTGAAGGTAGAGGTACTCTAGCTCAACATATTGGTGAAACTTATGATGATGATGGCACTTTACTTTTCACTTGTGAAAGTTGGGATTGTTGTATATTTGATGGTGGTTGGGATGGTCCTAAAGCTCCTAAAGATATTGTTGAAATCCCTGAGAGAAAACCTGATTTTGAAGTTACTGAAAAAATTGCTGAAAATAGAGCTTTAATTTATAGACTTTCTGGTGATACTCATCCTCAACATGTTGATTGGGATTATGCCCAAGAAGTTGGTTATCCTAAACCTAATTGCCATGCTGTTAGTACTGCTGGTGTTGCTTGTAGACATATCATTGATACTATTTTAGATGGTGATAGTGATAGATTAACAAGATTCAAAACAAGAATTACTAAACCTCTTTTCCCTGGTTGTACTGTTAAAACTCAAATCTGGAAATGGGATGATAACTCTATTAGATTTAGAGTTATTGATGCTAATGACCCAGACATGATCTATTTTAACTTCGCTCTTGCTGAGTGGAAATAA
- the caiC gene encoding crotonobetaine/carnitine-CoA ligase, producing the protein MDIIEQKSVGQLWDHLAKQYGLKTALIFEDINANTYKYSYLKMNENINKTANLFLSLGVRKGDRVALHINNCPELLFSWFALCKIGAIMVPINAHYLYNETSYIINKCKPKIVVTEEIFLDVYKRIIKDSKCTIENILIARVEDKSFDNFINFNNSYKKQSTSLLNKVEINNQDTTEILFTSGTTSLPKGVVISHYNLLFAGHYTSWQCQLSENDIYMTVMPAWHIDFQCTAAMPTFSSGATLVLLEKYSARKFWNQVCSYKATITECIPKIICTLLLQPKKAWERNHCLREVFYYLTLPTKDKDAFIDRFNVKLLTSYGMTETIVGLIGDRPHDKRKWPSIGKVGFSYEVKIINENNEEVTPNTIGEIYIKGIPGKTIFNGYYQDENETKKVLNNNGWFHTGDTGYVDEEGYFYFVDRKSNLIKSAGENVSASEIETLLSSHPKILESAVIGVTDKICCELIKAFVVLKNSEVLTENEIIDYCQKYLADFKIPSKVEICDSLPKTCLGKLKKDVLRQSCC; encoded by the coding sequence ATCTATTCCTTAGCTTAGGAGTAAGAAAAGGAGATAGAGTTGCATTACATATTAATAATTGTCCAGAACTTTTGTTCAGTTGGTTTGCCCTTTGTAAAATAGGAGCCATTATGGTTCCTATTAATGCACACTATTTATATAATGAGACATCATACATAATAAATAAATGTAAACCAAAAATTGTTGTTACAGAAGAAATATTTTTAGATGTTTACAAACGAATAATTAAAGATTCAAAATGTACTATAGAAAATATTTTAATTGCAAGAGTAGAAGATAAGAGTTTTGATAATTTCATCAATTTTAACAATTCGTATAAAAAACAAAGTACTTCCCTACTTAATAAAGTTGAAATTAATAATCAAGATACAACAGAAATTTTATTTACTTCTGGAACGACATCATTACCAAAAGGTGTAGTAATTAGCCACTACAATCTATTATTTGCTGGACATTATACATCATGGCAATGTCAACTATCAGAAAATGATATTTATATGACAGTTATGCCTGCATGGCATATTGACTTCCAATGTACTGCTGCTATGCCAACATTTAGCTCAGGTGCAACACTTGTATTGTTAGAAAAATATAGTGCAAGAAAATTTTGGAATCAAGTATGTAGTTATAAAGCTACAATCACTGAATGTATTCCAAAAATTATTTGTACTTTACTTCTTCAGCCTAAAAAAGCATGGGAAAGAAACCATTGCTTAAGAGAAGTATTTTATTATTTAACATTACCTACAAAAGACAAAGATGCATTCATCGATAGATTTAACGTAAAACTATTAACATCATATGGAATGACTGAAACAATAGTTGGTCTTATTGGAGATCGTCCCCACGATAAAAGAAAATGGCCATCAATTGGAAAAGTAGGTTTTTCATATGAAGTGAAAATTATAAATGAAAACAATGAAGAAGTAACTCCTAATACTATTGGCGAAATTTATATAAAAGGTATACCAGGAAAGACTATTTTTAATGGATACTATCAAGATGAAAATGAAACAAAAAAAGTTTTAAATAACAATGGATGGTTTCATACTGGTGATACAGGATATGTCGATGAAGAAGGTTATTTTTATTTTGTAGATAGAAAGTCAAACCTTATAAAAAGCGCTGGAGAGAATGTTTCGGCTAGTGAAATCGAAACCCTTTTATCTTCCCATCCTAAAATACTCGAAAGTGCAGTAATTGGAGTCACTGATAAAATATGCTGTGAATTAATCAAAGCATTTGTTGTGTTAAAAAATAGTGAAGTTTTAACAGAAAATGAAATTATAGATTATTGTCAAAAATATCTAGCAGATTTTAAGATCCCTAGTAAAGTTGAAATCTGCGATAGTCTTCCTAAAACATGTTTAGGAAAACTAAAAAAAGATGTATTAAGACAATCTTGTTGTTAA